A genomic window from Fibrobacterota bacterium includes:
- a CDS encoding NirA family protein, translated as MATNLSNPDGSAFSTDQKEWLDGFLKSAMHLTGNVGDGEANPYPVEASAGYRAQTRWVAEGKRLSKEEEIKRRRNPHLFRSRLAELDAQGCFPEGEENFLSRFHGIFNVAPAQDRPMARFRIPAGIVNFLQARVIAKIGRDLSDGVVWLTTRANVQVRNLQPGKMTELLVRLEECGLGARGSGADNVRNVVGNPTAGIDPRELLDVRGLCRTWHHHLLHSPDLHGLPRKFNVAFDGGNSVAALEDTNDIGLRACRLEGDAQHPSGTYLRLALGGITGHKDFARDTGVVLGLEEWLPALDAMLRVFLENGNRGQRGKARLKYLLDDWGFEQFLAVVQERLAFPLRRVPLAGCTFGPAADRSAHLGVHPQRQDGLCWVGVHVPVGRLSADQLEGIADIARRHGDGDLRLTVWQNLLISGLRKESVAEVEVELAALGLSSRPDGIRQGLVACTGSEGCKHGQAATKATALAIETLMSGKVPADLPVNIHLTGCAHSCAQHFMADIGLLGTGLEVDGARKDAFHVLVGGGSAPIPRCAVQILTAVPAERIPQVVEGIVGVWQSRRKDRETFADFAGRHGPEEIKSLFAGIAG; from the coding sequence ATGGCCACGAACCTCTCCAATCCCGACGGATCCGCCTTTTCCACCGACCAGAAGGAATGGCTCGATGGCTTCCTGAAGTCCGCCATGCACCTGACAGGAAATGTCGGTGACGGGGAAGCCAACCCTTATCCAGTCGAAGCATCCGCGGGGTATCGGGCCCAGACTCGTTGGGTGGCCGAGGGGAAGCGGCTGTCCAAGGAAGAGGAGATCAAAAGACGGCGCAATCCGCACCTGTTCCGCTCCCGCTTGGCGGAACTGGATGCCCAGGGCTGTTTTCCGGAAGGAGAGGAAAACTTCCTTTCGCGCTTCCATGGCATTTTCAATGTCGCCCCTGCCCAGGATCGTCCGATGGCGAGGTTCCGGATTCCCGCCGGCATCGTGAATTTCCTGCAGGCGCGGGTCATCGCCAAGATCGGACGGGATTTGTCAGACGGTGTCGTGTGGCTGACCACGCGCGCCAATGTCCAGGTCCGCAATCTCCAGCCGGGCAAGATGACGGAACTGTTGGTGCGACTGGAAGAATGTGGCTTGGGTGCCCGCGGATCCGGCGCGGACAACGTCCGCAACGTGGTGGGCAATCCCACGGCCGGCATCGATCCTCGGGAGTTGCTGGATGTACGGGGGCTTTGCCGCACCTGGCACCACCATCTGCTGCACAGCCCGGACCTGCACGGCCTGCCTCGGAAGTTCAACGTGGCCTTCGACGGTGGCAACTCGGTCGCCGCGCTGGAGGATACCAACGACATCGGTTTGCGTGCATGCCGTCTGGAGGGGGATGCCCAGCATCCAAGCGGGACGTACCTGCGCCTGGCTCTTGGCGGGATCACGGGTCACAAGGATTTCGCACGCGATACCGGGGTCGTCCTTGGGTTGGAAGAATGGCTGCCCGCGCTGGACGCCATGCTGAGGGTGTTCCTGGAAAACGGCAACCGCGGCCAGAGAGGCAAGGCGCGCCTGAAATACCTCCTGGACGACTGGGGTTTCGAGCAGTTCCTCGCCGTCGTGCAGGAGCGTCTGGCTTTCCCGCTGAGGCGCGTTCCGCTGGCTGGCTGCACCTTCGGGCCCGCGGCGGACCGGTCGGCCCACCTGGGTGTCCATCCGCAAAGACAGGACGGATTGTGTTGGGTCGGTGTCCACGTGCCCGTGGGGAGGCTTTCGGCCGATCAGTTGGAAGGAATCGCGGACATCGCGCGGCGCCATGGCGATGGCGATCTCCGGTTGACCGTGTGGCAGAATCTCCTGATCTCCGGTTTGCGGAAGGAAAGTGTCGCCGAGGTCGAGGTCGAACTCGCCGCCTTGGGGCTTTCCAGCAGGCCTGACGGAATCCGTCAAGGGTTGGTGGCCTGTACCGGATCCGAAGGTTGCAAGCACGGGCAGGCGGCGACGAAGGCAACGGCTTTGGCGATCGAAACCCTGATGTCGGGCAAGGTGCCCGCCGATCTGCCGGTGAACATCCACTTGACGGGCTGCGCGCACTCCTGCGCCCAGCACTTCATGGCGGACATCGGATTGCTGGGGACCGGGCTCGAAGTGGATGGAGCGAGGAAGGACGCGTTCCATGTCCTGGTCGGGGGCGGTAGCGCTCCGATACCCCGCTGTGCGGTACAGATTCTGACGGCGGTTCCGGCCGAGCGGATCCCCCAGGTGGTCGAGGGGATCGTGGGCGTGTGGCAGTCCCGCCGGAAGGATCGGGAAACCTTCGCCGATTTCGCCGGACGGCACGGTCCGGAGGAGATCAAGTCACTTTTCGCCGGCATCGCCGGCTGA
- a CDS encoding ATP-binding cassette domain-containing protein yields the protein MTNAVKVKVVKRLVASTGPMELSMDFQVAAGERVALFGPSGSGKSSVLRMIAGLMRPDEGRIEVDGKIWFDSAAKVDLPPHVRKPGLVFQDHALFPHRTAFQNILDGVLDGPDRAARARVLLDVFELSGVADHPPARLSGGQKQRVALARTIASDPAMLLLDEPFSALDAGLRGRVIEETAGHLDRERKTTILVSHDMGEVWRLTDRVLRLENGVVVASGTPDAVFAGGASTPRLRIPATVLALRESEGFVVVTASAAGTVVRAVVSVEEARSLLPGSSVLLAAKAFETMILPMD from the coding sequence ATGACCAACGCGGTGAAGGTCAAGGTGGTCAAGCGGCTGGTGGCCTCGACGGGTCCCATGGAACTCTCGATGGATTTCCAGGTGGCAGCGGGGGAGAGGGTGGCGCTCTTCGGGCCTTCGGGGAGTGGCAAATCCTCGGTGCTGCGCATGATCGCGGGACTGATGAGACCGGACGAAGGAAGGATCGAAGTCGACGGAAAGATCTGGTTCGATTCGGCCGCCAAGGTGGATCTGCCGCCCCATGTCCGCAAGCCGGGATTGGTCTTCCAGGACCATGCCCTGTTCCCGCATCGCACGGCGTTCCAGAACATCCTGGATGGAGTCCTCGACGGTCCCGATCGCGCTGCGCGCGCCAGGGTGCTCCTGGATGTGTTCGAGTTGTCCGGTGTGGCGGACCATCCTCCGGCTCGACTTTCAGGCGGCCAGAAGCAGCGCGTGGCCCTGGCGCGAACCATCGCGTCGGATCCGGCCATGCTTCTCCTGGATGAGCCGTTTTCCGCTCTGGACGCGGGACTGCGCGGCAGGGTGATCGAAGAAACGGCGGGCCATCTCGATCGCGAACGCAAGACGACGATTCTTGTCTCCCACGACATGGGCGAGGTCTGGCGCCTGACCGACCGTGTTTTGCGCTTGGAAAACGGGGTTGTGGTGGCGTCGGGAACGCCGGACGCGGTGTTCGCGGGGGGAGCCTCCACACCACGATTGCGCATCCCCGCCACGGTCCTCGCCCTCAGGGAGTCGGAAGGGTTCGTGGTGGTCACCGCCAGCGCCGCCGGGACAGTGGTGCGTGCGGTCGTGTCGGTGGAAGAGGCCCGGTCGTTGCTGCCCGGATCTTCGGTGTTGCTGGCCGCCAAGGCCTTCGAGACGATGATCCTCCCAATGGATTGA
- the modB gene encoding molybdate ABC transporter permease subunit: MDWSPLALSLRLALLSSAILLVVGVPLARWIGLSQGWSSRVVRALVQIPMVLPPTVVGFYLLVVLSPGSTFGQFLDQNLGVRLLFRFPGLVVASVLTGLPFLVSSAVSGFQSLPPHLREASLCLGRSPWTTFWKVEIPLVFPSILSGAILAFLHTMGEFGVVLMIGGKLPGETRTVSIQLYDMVEQMEFSSAHRLAVALVLLAFSGMLALFALQRGVKK; encoded by the coding sequence ATGGACTGGTCGCCTCTGGCCTTGAGCCTGCGCTTGGCGCTGTTGTCCAGCGCGATATTGCTTGTGGTGGGCGTTCCGCTTGCCCGATGGATCGGTCTTTCCCAGGGATGGTCCTCCAGGGTCGTGCGGGCGTTGGTCCAGATCCCGATGGTGCTTCCGCCCACGGTGGTGGGGTTCTACCTGCTGGTGGTGCTGAGCCCTGGATCCACCTTTGGACAATTTTTGGACCAAAATCTTGGGGTCCGTTTGTTGTTTCGGTTTCCCGGACTGGTGGTGGCTTCCGTCCTCACGGGCCTGCCTTTCCTGGTCTCCAGCGCCGTGTCCGGGTTCCAATCCCTGCCGCCTCACTTGCGCGAAGCCTCGCTTTGCCTGGGGAGGAGTCCGTGGACCACCTTCTGGAAAGTCGAAATTCCGCTCGTCTTTCCGTCGATCCTATCCGGGGCCATCCTGGCCTTCCTTCACACGATGGGGGAATTCGGGGTGGTGTTGATGATCGGCGGCAAGCTGCCGGGTGAAACCCGCACCGTTTCCATCCAGCTCTACGACATGGTGGAGCAGATGGAGTTCTCCTCCGCGCATCGGCTGGCTGTGGCCCTGGTCCTGCTCGCCTTCTCCGGGATGTTGGCGCTTTTTGCCTTGCAGCGGGGAGTCAAAAAATGA
- a CDS encoding hemolysin III family protein, with amino-acid sequence MEPRIGKSLALTDLEDRANSLTHAVGAGIFLAGLALLAVLSVRSGDPWKIVSVCVYGATLVLLFSASALYHSVQSPGLRKAFRVLDHVSIHLLIAGTYTPFALVTLRGPWGWSIFGVIWTLAVAGVVKDLFLTGRYKALSTGLFLLMGWLIVVAIVPLVRQLPPTGLVLLLSGGLAYSIGAVFYLLDKRLPFGHAVWHVFVLGGGVCHFLSIVYGVLLPVS; translated from the coding sequence ATGGAACCTCGCATCGGGAAATCCCTCGCTCTTACGGATCTCGAAGATCGCGCCAACAGTCTCACTCACGCGGTGGGGGCTGGGATCTTCTTGGCCGGGCTGGCATTGCTCGCGGTGCTATCTGTCCGAAGCGGCGATCCGTGGAAGATCGTCTCGGTGTGCGTGTACGGAGCCACCCTGGTGTTGTTGTTCTCCGCCTCCGCCCTCTACCATTCGGTTCAAAGTCCTGGGCTTCGCAAGGCCTTCCGGGTGCTGGACCATGTGTCCATCCATCTGCTCATCGCGGGCACCTACACACCGTTCGCCCTGGTGACCTTGCGTGGTCCCTGGGGGTGGTCCATCTTTGGCGTGATCTGGACTCTGGCGGTGGCGGGGGTGGTGAAGGACCTGTTTTTGACCGGCAGATACAAGGCGCTCTCCACCGGACTGTTTCTGCTGATGGGTTGGCTCATCGTGGTGGCCATCGTCCCGCTCGTGCGCCAGCTGCCCCCGACCGGCCTGGTGCTCCTTCTGAGCGGTGGCCTTGCTTATTCCATCGGCGCCGTGTTCTATCTCCTGGACAAGCGGCTCCCGTTCGGACACGCCGTGTGGCATGTGTTCGTCCTGGGAGGCGGAGTTTGCCATTTTCTGTCCATCGTGTACGGAGTGCTGCTGCCCGTTTCCTGA